TGGATGGCTGGGTGAATGGCCATCAAGTCTAGGGCCAAGAGATTTAATGCTACCACTTTCTGTATTTGATGGAGAACCATGCTGAACAAGATTATCAGTGACATTCATTAGTGCTGCCATGGGTGATGGTCCATTGTGTCCCACCGCAACATCAGGCGGGGTCGAGGCATGGTTACTCTGTGGGGACAAAGATGTTGAACTGGGCACACCTAACCCACAGGTGGCCGATGAAACAGTCAATTTTATGGCATCAGCATGATTCTGCATCCACTGTTGTCTCTTATGTTGTTCTTCTGTCAACTTTCctccaacatcatcatcatcatctggtGAACTTTTCCTCTTCCGTCCATCATAGAAAAGAACCATACTACTTGAACTCTTACGATTTGGTCCTCTAGCCAGTATGCTTGCACTGGGAAGAGATGGCAAACTACTGTCAACATATGGAGTAGGAAGCAATTCACGATTTACAGGTTCTCTAAAAAACCTCACTGGTTCTGGAAGCATATCACTCAACAGTCTCCAGTCACCACCACCATGCTTCATTTCATATTCCAGATGCTTGAATCCAGATGACAATCCCTTCCCATAATCCTTTTGGCAGTCATGATGCATTTGTTTTACCACGCTGGACACGCCATTATATATGGTTCCTGAGCCAAGGGGATATTCAAGATAAACTCTTAGTTCGTACTCTGTAGGGTGTTTTGTGCCTACATCGAATGAAAATATACGCCCCAACAACAAGGGATCCTTTTTTAACCTCACTTCAAATGGAACGGTAGTTGCCAATACATTTAAAGTGTCTTTTACCTGAAAGGGTCTACTATTTGAATCCTCAGGTGAACCATTTTTTGGTCCTGCATCATCACTACTGGAATGATTAGAAGTTTCTTCTTCCTCGTGTTCAGCACGTTTTCCATTCATAATTGGAGGGTGAAGCATTGAGCCTGAACATCCAAAATGGGGTTGCCGCAACATAGGTGCTGGCATGGGATTGTGAGTTAATCCACGCGCAAGATGTGGACTTCCACGCTGCAAGTCAGTCAGAAGTTCATCAGGTCGATGTATACTGTGGCCTAATGTTAATCCATTGGGAAGCCTTGGGTAATCCATTACGTTAGGGCCGCGGTGGCCGTCGTGCACTGAAAATCTATCGATGGGCGGCGGTCCGTGGTGCGCCCTCGGCGGTTCCATGTTCTGGGAATCGAGCGAAGCAGCACGTGCACTTCCTGCATGAGCGGGCACATTAGTCGGTTTCAGCGACGTTCGCTCCTGAAACCCGTGCACGCGCTTCATCTGTCGAGCCGCTTCAATGATCATCTCGATCCTGTCGGGTCCCTCGTAGTTGACACACCCTCTACAGACCGACTCGGAGAAGTCGTGCAACATTGCCCAAGGGGTGCGAGGCAAGTCGCACAGAAAACAGTGCTGTCTGTGTGTTCGGTGCGGCATGGACATGGCGCTTGTGACAGTTCGATCAAATACGTGTTTTCCCGCGTCTTTTCTCAATGACAACTCCTcaagtatatgtatgtatctatagatatatgtatatatttgttcacAACACCTCTGACGTCGTAACGTCCTTCGCACACATCTTAACTCTACTCTGTCGTCTGCGATATTGTACCGCCAACTAGTTGAAATTTTACAGACCGACGAATACCGCCCACTACGCATGCGCCAATTATTGTAAACGAATCCCTCTCTCTACGGTTTACTCACGTGTGCTTTTTCTCGATCACGCAATACACGACACGGAGCTAAATTATCGAGGAATTCGATAGCGGTATCTGGCCTAAGGAAACTGCGGTGTGATTCGGCATAAAAATAACTCGGCACGAAAGAAAAATCGGCCTGAATTATACAGACAAGGTTAATAGTATCAAACGGCTAGATGCTACGTTCAACCAAGCACGACTGACTTGTTGAAGCAGGGGAGAGAGggtgttttgtgttttcgttatctttgaaatattattattaaataaaattttaaaaataataataaataaaaatcaatatctGACGTTTTTGAGgtgtgtggggggtttttttaatggagAAAAGTCCTTATTTAGCAAAACGTATGTCTATTAAAGATGCAATCTCTCCTCTCCATTATATAACTCATTTTTGCTTATACACAAACTTCATAGACATCGGAAGTGAAGGGGACAAGGGACACTGTCTCAACTCTGACGACTGAGAGCCTTGCAACTCCTCCCCCGTTGAAAGGTGAACTAACATTATGGCTTACTCCTGCCCCAGTTGCCGGCATCTTCCGCCTCCTATGGATTAGTTTTAATAACATCCTCACGCTTTGTTATCAACAGGTATCGTCAATCGCTTTGATGCCATACACAGCTATACCTGCCCTTGTGGCTTACAGATGGTATCCAACATGCATGTAAATCGAATAATAGCGCATCATGGGGAAAACATTACACTggataatttattataaatgtttaattataaaataatgaaattggGAGAGTCATAGGATGATAGCAAGGTCGTTGAACGATATGTtaatggggtgggtggggggtggggggaataaacgcattaaaaaaaata
This DNA window, taken from Gigantopelta aegis isolate Gae_Host chromosome 4, Gae_host_genome, whole genome shotgun sequence, encodes the following:
- the LOC121372746 gene encoding probable E3 ubiquitin-protein ligase IRF2BPL; translation: MSMPHRTHRQHCFLCDLPRTPWAMLHDFSESVCRGCVNYEGPDRIEMIIEAARQMKRVHGFQERTSLKPTNVPAHAGSARAASLDSQNMEPPRAHHGPPPIDRFSVHDGHRGPNVMDYPRLPNGLTLGHSIHRPDELLTDLQRGSPHLARGLTHNPMPAPMLRQPHFGCSGSMLHPPIMNGKRAEHEEEETSNHSSSDDAGPKNGSPEDSNSRPFQVKDTLNVLATTVPFEVRLKKDPLLLGRIFSFDVGTKHPTEYELRVYLEYPLGSGTIYNGVSSVVKQMHHDCQKDYGKGLSSGFKHLEYEMKHGGGDWRLLSDMLPEPVRFFREPVNRELLPTPYVDSSLPSLPSASILARGPNRKSSSSMVLFYDGRKRKSSPDDDDDVGGKLTEEQHKRQQWMQNHADAIKLTVSSATCGLGVPSSTSLSPQSNHASTPPDVAVGHNGPSPMAALMNVTDNLVQHGSPSNTESGSIKSLGPRLDGHSPSHPPLLRGRLVSTFGPISDAGIGSSIPESTVPSAEILRCTLCHERLEDTHFVQCPSVGIHKFCFPCSKDSIKRQGSGSEVYCPSGKKCPLAGSSVPWAFMQGEIVTILGDDFKETKIKKERDA